A segment of the Zingiber officinale cultivar Zhangliang chromosome 8B, Zo_v1.1, whole genome shotgun sequence genome:
ATAGATGATAACTCCCAGCCGGCAAAATTGAAGCAGTGATATAGGTTTCATGAACCTACCATCCTCCGGTCTGGAAAACAATACCAAAGGATTAGGAACTCGAAGCAAGTATGCTATCGGGTCTTGAGGAACCAAGAAGTTGCTCACCGCATGCCATCAAAGTAGGCTCTAGTGGTTCCATTGAGCGCGCCGGACAGAGAAGTAAGGCTCAGAACCCAGTCCTCTGAAGTGTCATAGCCACTGAATGCCTGTTGGAGCACCACAAATGCGAGTAAATTCACAATCCTTGTGAGGAAGAAAGCAAGAGATACAAATATGCATCGACTGAGAAAGTAAAGCACCTTATCGGCGAGCATCTGCTGCAATACCCTAACAACCTGAACACCTGCTGAATGCCCAACAAAATGGAGAGGATGGCGTTCGTCCCACGAAGGATAGTGCCCTGCAATCCAGCCAAATTGTTTGGATCCATCAAAGTTTATAATTAGAAATCTAGTTCCAATATTGTACCAAATTTCTATTTTGTTATACAAAAAGGGGGCTTAGAATTCTATTGTTTCAATATTTTGAGATTTAGAAGTATGAACTTCTACAACACTAAGGAATTATTTCTGAACAGGAATTGGATCAAAACAAGCAAGAGAGGATGAGTAaacatgatcttttaaaaccggatagataaaaatttgaaccCTATTTTCCAGTTTTAGCTTGCCTTGTTCATAAATCTTCCCAAATTGTGAATGTCGAGAGATCCTGCTATGCTCCTCGCCGTAGTCCACCTGCCCTCCCTTCAGGTAATAGAACAGTTCCCTTGCCCTGTGCTCAAAGGTATATCGAGTTTATTAAATCCAAAAGGTgaaatcgatttttttttttctatcagaTTCTCAAAAAAGAAGGGAAGCAACCGAGCCAATAATTTTGAGAAGAAGCACCTGTCATGGATGCTGGTTAGGGATCCCAGATCAGGGACCAGAACACGCTCATCCTTCTTCTCCGCCCCGGCGAAGTAGGACAAACCGCCAAGTCTCTGCAACCCAAACAAAACCCAGAGTTAATGCGATATCGATGAAAAGAAAGGTAAAATCACAATCCCGATCAAGACATTTACCCCTTTTCCGAATCCGAAGATACCGTGCACCAACACGATAGGCGGCGGGGAACCCTCGAACACCACCGGCGGCTGGCCCCTTCCCTCCGCCTCCCTCTGCCAGGCGCCGAGGTTGAAGACATTAGGCCGCAGGCAGTCGGTGACGGCCTGCGACAGGTCGGACGCCAGCGCGGCGCTGAAGATGTAGAGGCCGAAGAGTAGGTGCACCGTCACGCTGACGAAGAGCTCCGTCAGCCCGAGGATTCCGATCGATAGCCTCGCCATTTCTCCTCCCGAAACGAAGCAAAAAGAGCTCCCTTTCTCGGCGTCTATCCCCTCCTAATCTTCGATCGAAAGCGAAGGAACAAGAAGACGAAGAGAGGAGGAATGGAAGAAGGCTCAAGCCAcgaccttcttccttcttctcatcttcttccaaGATTCTCTCGATTTTTCTTCGCACCTTGTGATTCGGAAGAGGAAAAGGAACGCTCTTGCCTGCATTTATAGGACGAGTCTTTGCCTTGTGAAGAAAGGCAGCAGCAAAAATGATCAACCAACGTTTTCGCCAATTTTTCGACGAAATTTCAAAATGCACCCTCCTAAGTTATCTCATTGAACGTGCCCCTCGTACTTTTTAAATTGTTAAAATATCCTTTATAATTCTCAATCGGCTTGCAAATTTCCACTTATACCCCTAACCAAGGATGGGTGATTCATAAATTTTGCAATCGCGCTTGATTCGATCAGCATCCGGTCTGCTTTAGGTCAGGAGGACGCACTCACATGTCCCACTCTGTGCTAACTTGGTCGTCTTGCCATGTCGTTATCCTGATTACACTTAGCCGAGTTGGTCCGAGTATCGACTTACCAAGCTGAGTTGAGCTAATCTGAGTTGGTCTGAGTTATCGACTTGCCGATCTACCAACCTACCGAGCTATGCTAAGCTGTTGAGTTACCAAGTCGCTAGGTCGAGTCCTATGAGACATGGGCCATGATTCTCCACTTTTATGCTTTGAAAAAGAGCTTCCTCggattctatttctttttcttttctttacatACTACTCATCCTAATGACTTAGATATTGGAGGGACTTTCCTAGGTCAATTCTTGATGAGTCCTTTAATACGTATTACCACATCAACCCTCTATTTTTGCTCCACCAGTAGTAgtgaatattgatttttaaataagatATTTTATAACCATGAATTGGGCATTGATAGTCATTTAAATTGTAGcataatattttgatattttaactTTTTATAGGCATTTTAGGGGCATTTCAAATAAGGAGATTGTAAAGGCAGGATTATTAGAATTGTAGTTTTTAATCTCgatgatatttttaaaaaagaaaatgaagattTGATGAATCTATTTGCAATAAGATATTGTGATTTGTTTGTTCGCGATGTATTAATGATTGGTAGAACCTTAAATATTTGAGAGCTATCTTAAAAAGATAAAACTTTAGGGAGTGAAATTGAAAATTGCCTCCTTTCATTCTCCTGCTTTCTTGGCTGG
Coding sequences within it:
- the LOC122017192 gene encoding lipase-like codes for the protein MARLSIGILGLTELFVSVTVHLLFGLYIFSAALASDLSQAVTDCLRPNVFNLGAWQREAEGRGQPPVVFEGSPPPIVLVHGIFGFGKGRLGGLSYFAGAEKKDERVLVPDLGSLTSIHDRARELFYYLKGGQVDYGEEHSRISRHSQFGKIYEQGHYPSWDERHPLHFVGHSAGVQVVRVLQQMLADKAFSGYDTSEDWVLSLTSLSGALNGTTRAYFDGMRPEDGRFMKPISLLQFCRLGVIIYDWLDISWLKHYYNFGFDHFQMGWRNAGLSGLVDLLLGNTGPFASGDWILPDLTIQGSIRLNSGLQTFPNTFYFSYATKRTRKVFGFTIPSSILGIHPLLFLRVMQMCQWRFPRNAPPPYKGYRDEDWEDNDGALNTISMTHPRLPMEHPNKFVADDSKCHPLQPGIWYYRILEADHIFFIVNRERAGIQFDLLYDSIFQRCRKHIIRNNMPPILPKQSG